A genomic window from Rattus norvegicus strain BN/NHsdMcwi chromosome 9, GRCr8, whole genome shotgun sequence includes:
- the LOC134480326 gene encoding uncharacterized protein LOC134480326: MFRQPLRLFQKESVDQGETTPRLKEDDLLSSSLEGRKSFWGRLGFGRKAPSQNVSKQEERLKELEELKFEMQKCQFERDELYQILDLYIYDDWDHRLDVELPILQSEHEMRMMAMQMMTSSISEAMERYKELIQVNSSYRIRQSQLLREQAQLKNNIQILLNEKRELLVEQTELPASSVEAKRLCEEAGMNICVPSAKEQQV; the protein is encoded by the exons atgtttcgccagccgCTCAGGCTATTtcagaaggaaagtgttgatcaaggagagaccacaccaagGCTGAAGGAAGATGACCTCCTCTCATCTtccttggaaggaaggaaatcattctggggaaggcttg gttttggtaggaaggcaccATCCCAAAATGTCAGTAAGCAAGAGGAGCGTCTAAAGGAACTGGaagaactcaaatttgaaatgcagaagtgtcaattcgagagggatgaactttatcaaatcctggacctttatatctatgatgattgggaccacag gctggatgtcgaattgccaatacttcaatccgaacatgagatgagaatgatggctatgcaaatgatgaccagtTCAATAagtgaggccatggagaggtacaaggagctcatacaagtgaacagttcataccg catcaggcaatcccagctcctgcgtgaacaagctcaattgaagaacaatatacagattttgctgaatgagaagagagaactgctggtggagcagactgaactgccagcatcctctgtggaggcaaagaggctctgtgaagaggccggaatgaacatctgtgtccccagtgcAAAGGAACAGCAG gtctga